One part of the Eucalyptus grandis isolate ANBG69807.140 chromosome 10, ASM1654582v1, whole genome shotgun sequence genome encodes these proteins:
- the LOC104421769 gene encoding uncharacterized protein LOC104421769 yields MASSNSTGDGNVEERVDERKYFEKVLDDIVSLNSLFTVAVFVGLSLAQPGQVQSLQDDDTCHPDAKIRKRLVAYEIASFSCFVFSGFLAKTVKIFLYIYKKQDSTKTNPQREWKSLVGFYLSIYGTMAGCLLLLLAMVDVVQIKLGRLSCDSTYSVSTVTVLVSTIGLSLLIYFTTVTYGLLFTTKNSLLQAKEETGKGAA; encoded by the exons ATGGCTTCCAG CAATTCGACCGGAGATGGAAATGTAGAGGAGCGAGTGGACGAGAGGAAGTACTTCGAGAAGGTGCTGGACGACATCGTGAGCCTCAACTCCCTGTTCACCGTCGCCGTCTTCGTCGGCCTCTCCCTCGCCCAGCCGGGCCAAGTTCAGAGCCTCCAGGATGACGACACTTGCCACCCAGACGCCAAGATACGCAAGCGGCTTGTGGCCTATGAGATCGCCTCCTTCAGCTGCTTTGTTTTCTCCGGCTTCCTCGCCAAGACCGTCAAGATCTTCCTCTACATCTACAAGAAGCAGGACAGCACCAAGACAAACCCGCAACGCGAGTGGAAGAGCCTCGTCGGGTTCTATTTGTCGATCTATGGGACCATGGCCGGGTGCCTGCTGCTGCTCCTTGCCATGGTCGATGTCGTCCAGATCAAGCTCGGCCGGCTCTCGTGCGACAGCACATATTCGGTCAGTACTGTCACCGTCTTGGTCAGCACCATCGGCCTCAGCTTACTGATCTACTTCACTACAGTGACCTACGGCCTATTGTTCACCACCAAGAACTCGTTGCTCCAAGCCAAGGAGGAGACCGGCAAGGGGGCCGCTTGA